One region of Macadamia integrifolia cultivar HAES 741 chromosome 11, SCU_Mint_v3, whole genome shotgun sequence genomic DNA includes:
- the LOC122093186 gene encoding uncharacterized protein LOC122093186, with protein sequence MSQHQGDDIDHMADDYEMADVDDEMDQEFRGRGVGDSDSDDDEYDHLNNKITDTSSAQARRGKDIQGIPWERLNITREKYRQTRLEQYKNYENIPQSGEASEKECKHTKKGGMYYEFWCNTRSVKSTILHFQLRNLVWATSKHDIYLMSHYSVIHWSSLTCTKTEILNLSGHVAPCEKHPGSLLEGFTQTQVSTLAVKDKLVVAGGFQGELICKYLDRPGVSFCSRTTYDDNAITNAVEIYESSSGATHFMASNNDCGVRDFDMEKFQLSNHFRFPWPVNVSTCFCISCFLVMMGFEAT encoded by the exons ATGTCCCAACACCAAGGGGACGATATCGACCACATGGCAGATGATTATGAAATGGCAGATGTTGATGATGAGATGGATCAAGAGTTTCGTGGTAGAGGAGTGGGTGACTCAGACTCAGATGATGATGAATATGATCACTTG AATAACAAGATAACAGATACTTCATCTGCTCAAGCTAGGAGAGGAAAAGATATCCAAGGAATCCCTTGGGAGAGGTTAAATATTACCAGGGAGAAGTACAGACAGACCAGATTAGAGCAGTACAAGAACTATGAAAACATTCCTCAATCTGGAGAGGCTTCAGAAAAG GAATGCAAACACACAAAGAAAGGGGGCATGTATTACGAGTTTTGGTGCAATACAAGATCTGTGAAGTCAACAATCCTTCATTTCCAG CTCAGGAATTTGGTTTGGGCTACATCAAAGCATGACATCTACCTCATGTCACACTACTCTGTCATTCACTGGTCTTCACTAACTTGCACCAAAACTGAAATTCTCAATCTTTCCGGACATGTTGCACCATGTGAG AAACATCCTGGGAGTCTCCTAGAGGGATTTACCCAGACCCAAGTTAGTACATTGGCAGTAAAGGATAAATTGGTAGTTGCTGGAGGGTTTCAGGGAGAGCTTATTTGCAAG TATTTAGATCGACCTGGAGTAAGCTTCTGTTCAAGAACAACATATGATGATAATGCAATCACAAATGCTGTTGAGATATACGAGAGTTCGAG TGGTGCCACTCACTTCATGGCTTCAAATAATGATTGTGGAGTTAGAGACTTTGATATGGAGAAATTTCAGCTTTCTAACCACTTCCGCTTTCCGTGGCCAGTTAATGTAAGTACCTGTTTTTGCATTAGTTGTTTTCTGGTCATGATGGGATTTGAAGCAACCTGA